A genomic stretch from Bdellovibrionota bacterium includes:
- the hemC gene encoding hydroxymethylbilane synthase, whose protein sequence is MQSKLRVGTRKSDLALTQTNLVKNTLESKGYAPEIQHIITVGDKDLRPFQHMTGDGFFTKEIEKNLLAENINLAVHSSKDLPSQIHKSLPWVAYSEREETADIIIVKKEFVLSENPLKLKNGILIGTSSPRRTAQLKKAFPTARIESIRGNVPTRIEKVLSGEFEATVLAKAGVNRLNLQQSILEKGLMIIELGFVTAPCQGILGVQGHEKHKRVLDQIKNKDLTDIAMAEKSVLAMLGGGCQLAVGCKITKDKSYYMDFFFSEDGKNTELKLKAHSLEGLLRDLFAKISESRDSGQRVISTQPLQHQLRTAKKLAKNNFYPIPWVMREVLPTFSHEDFKNIHDGFASFDALVFTSQFSVRIFMNEFISQYPEHLDAVKKLKLYAVGDATKSELLAYEMTNIIVPEDSHGEALLEILDAQNPLLMGSTDSLLMKVAEKQGRNYKFLKLYGSFVCQNPLSRLPALKDNDKLVLTNPLCAKDFVELHKGNPTQFQHIKIYAFGPSTSKILLENNIEHTVNKKSGSWDEMINTLR, encoded by the coding sequence ATGCAGTCCAAACTCAGAGTCGGAACACGCAAAAGTGATCTTGCGCTTACACAGACTAATCTAGTTAAAAACACCCTAGAATCTAAAGGCTATGCTCCAGAGATTCAGCATATCATTACTGTGGGCGATAAAGATTTGCGTCCGTTTCAACACATGACTGGCGATGGATTTTTTACAAAGGAAATCGAAAAAAATTTACTCGCGGAAAACATCAACCTCGCCGTCCACTCATCCAAGGATCTACCAAGTCAGATTCACAAAAGCCTTCCTTGGGTTGCCTACAGTGAGCGCGAAGAGACTGCGGACATCATCATCGTTAAAAAAGAATTTGTTCTTTCAGAAAACCCTTTAAAGCTTAAAAATGGAATTCTTATCGGCACCTCATCTCCAAGAAGAACAGCACAGCTAAAAAAAGCATTTCCTACAGCAAGAATAGAATCCATACGTGGAAATGTTCCCACTAGAATTGAAAAAGTACTTAGCGGAGAATTCGAAGCAACAGTATTAGCAAAGGCTGGAGTGAACAGACTCAACTTACAACAATCCATTTTAGAAAAGGGACTTATGATCATTGAGCTGGGTTTTGTTACAGCGCCCTGCCAAGGAATTCTTGGTGTGCAAGGCCATGAGAAACACAAAAGAGTTTTAGATCAAATTAAAAACAAAGACCTCACTGATATCGCAATGGCAGAAAAAAGTGTTCTTGCTATGCTTGGCGGTGGTTGCCAGCTGGCTGTCGGTTGCAAAATTACAAAAGACAAAAGCTACTACATGGATTTCTTTTTTAGTGAAGATGGTAAAAATACTGAACTGAAATTAAAAGCACATAGCCTAGAGGGATTATTGAGAGATCTTTTCGCAAAAATTTCCGAATCAAGAGACTCTGGCCAACGAGTCATTTCAACTCAACCACTTCAACATCAACTGAGAACAGCAAAAAAATTAGCAAAAAATAATTTTTATCCCATACCTTGGGTTATGAGAGAAGTTCTTCCCACTTTCAGTCATGAAGACTTTAAGAATATTCATGATGGTTTTGCTAGCTTTGATGCTTTGGTTTTCACGAGTCAGTTCTCTGTCCGTATTTTTATGAACGAATTTATATCCCAATATCCTGAGCATCTAGATGCTGTAAAAAAATTAAAGCTTTACGCTGTAGGTGATGCCACGAAATCTGAGCTTTTGGCTTATGAAATGACAAACATTATAGTTCCAGAAGACTCTCACGGAGAGGCTCTTCTAGAGATCTTAGACGCCCAAAATCCACTCCTCATGGGCTCTACAGACTCACTTCTTATGAAGGTAGCCGAGAAACAAGGTAGAAATTACAAGTTTTTAAAACTCTATGGAAGTTTTGTCTGCCAAAACCCTCTCTCTCGTTTACCAGCTTTAAAAGATAATGATAAGTTGGTCCTCACAAATCCACTCTGTGCGAAGGACTTTGTAGAGCTACATAAAGGCAACCCAACTCAGTTTCAACATATTAAGATTTACGCCTTTGGCCCATCGACGAGTAAGATTTTATTAGAAAATAATATTGAACACACCGTGAACAAAAAATCAGGTTCATGGGATGAAATGATAAATACATTACGATAG